The following proteins are encoded in a genomic region of Astatotilapia calliptera chromosome 22, fAstCal1.2, whole genome shotgun sequence:
- the igldcp gene encoding galectin 17: protein MKTVTERLRFFILTLCLHTGALVDSSSLSSAMLSISYMAGDQAILPCSWKSHLGEAALPVCHVQWVTLSDTVFEQRGDEKWQAPEFEGRMRVPEEKLGSGNCSLIISDVQLGDTGRYDSFMVVDGKRSARTRVFIQGVRLLVGDHKSSQFHQPGEDMVLQLYTRHSVRVVFQARNDSAWSDLWMRGDNNSQRLEKHLLLEQLTVKRLKPSDEGIYKVLDQHGLAVSTVQLSVDAQARPDRRVQEKLEYVPTDVAAKSSCSALLTLAVLVLSFQTLQLL from the exons ATGAAGACGGTCACCGAGCGGCTCCG gTTTTTCATACTCACACTGTGTCTCCACACCGGAGCTTTAGTTG ActcctcttctctttcctcCGCCATGCTGTCCATCTCCTACATGGCGGGGGACCAGGCGATCCTTCCCTGCAGCTGGAAGTCCCACCTGGGTGAGGCGGCTCTGCCCGTCTGCCACGTCCAGTGGGTGACCCTGTCCGACACGGTGTTCGAACAGCGCGGGGATGAGAAGTGGCAGGCGCCGGAGTTTGAGGGCCGGATGAGGGTGCCCGAGGAGAAGCTGGGGTCGGGGAATTGTTCCCTGATCATCAGCGACGTTCAGCTCGGAGACACGGGGCGCTACGACAGCTTCATGGTGGTGGACGGAAAGAGGTCCGCAAGAACTCGGGTCTTCATTCAGGGCGTCAGGCTGCTTGTGGGCG ATCATAAATCCTCTCAGTTCCATCAGCCGGGCGAGGACATGGTCCTGCAGCTCTACACCCGTCACTCAGTCAGAGTGGTCTTCCAGGCCAG AAACGACTCGGCGTGGTCGGACCTGTGGATGAGGGGCGATAACAACAGTCAGCGCCTGGAGAAACACCTGCTGCTCGAGCAACTGACGGTGAAGAGGTTAAAACCATCAGATGAAGGAATCTACAAAGTCCTGGACCAACATGGCCTCGCCGTCAGCACcgtgcagctctctgtggatG CACAAGCCCGTCCTGACCGGAGAgtccaggagaagctggagtaCGTTCCCACAG ATGTTGCTGCCAAAAGCAGCTGTTCAGCTCTTCTCACCCTGGCGGTTCTCGTCCTGAGTTTCCAAACTCTTCAGCTTCTCTGA
- the LOC113015311 gene encoding uncharacterized protein LOC113015311, whose amino-acid sequence MPDVRLCLEAVSALLGCRAEATTGSSQFTPQDLVNVVALKEFYKQEGFKELEYPSLGTLSLHDLDEADMYSSPPALDAPPESFQLTVEINTENFFHPQYDYDFTNVKDGDKKFTRGNEQYIRPCGWNRAALRVVQKYSDGDKWLGTGQDAWPVSYQGKDMDGSLILTHGGKPDDQPQFLDAAAASLLTEGTKGRGVYSTPDIRIAEKYCKKFKSRVDGKTYQVVLQNRINPEKRKSCQRQDVWVVYIPEDTSDVRVRAIVQESIRPYGLLLKQV is encoded by the exons ATGCCGGACGTCAGGCTGTGCCTGGAGGCCGTCTCCGCGCTCCTGGGCTGCAGAGCCGAAGCGACAACCGGAAGCTCCCAGTTCACCCCGCAGGACCTGGTCAACGTCGTGGCCCTCAAAGAGTTTTACAAGCAGGAGGGCTTTAAGGAGCTGGAGTACCCCAGCTTGGGGACGCTGTCTCTGCACGACTTAGACGAAGCCGACATGTACAGCTCGCCCCCGGCCCTGGACGCGCCTCCCGAGAGCTTCCAGCTCACTGTGGAAATCAACACGGAGAACTTCTTCCACCCTCAGTACGACTACGACTTCACCAACGTAAAG GATGGAGATAAGAAGTTCACGCGTGGTAACGAGCAGTACATCCGCCCCTGCGGGTGGAACCGCGCCGCCCTGCGGGTCGTGCAGAAGTACAGCGATGGGGACAAGTGGCTGGGGACGGGGCAGGACGCCTGGCCCGTGTCCTACCAGGGGAAAGACATGGACGGCTCCCTCATCCTGACCCACGGCGGCAAGCCCGACGACCAGCCACAGTTTCTGGATGCCGCCGCCGCCTCTTTGTTAACGGAAGGGACGAAGGGCCGAGGGGTGTACTCCACGCCGGACATCAGGATCGCAGAGAAGTACTGCAAGAAGTTCAAGTCCAGAGTGGACGGGAAGACGTACCAGGTGGTCCTCCAGAACCGCATAAACCCGGAGAAAAGGAAGTCGTGCCAGAGGCAAGACGTCTGGGTGGTGTACATCCCCGAGGACACCAGCGACGTGAGGGTGAGGGCCATCGTGCAGGAGTCCATCCGCCCGTACGGGCTGCTGCTGAAGCAGGTGTGA
- the LOC113015310 gene encoding uncharacterized protein LOC113015310 isoform X1: MFVFISGLPLRMAAGFQARYTIPGCVSESPAQNADLPGPEGSGSPAGAAGCHLASASPVHSSTQVVPVGHNVSLLCNMTHKYEITWYLLCSEQLLPLLTVKEGKFKGPDTTDHHTNNHRMKCDGTLQTGLVSLEIQEVEEEDAGLYFCIGRFADKMHVNRGIQLTVDGGAGRSSTDRMRQPCLSLGLCLLPTLLAFCFVCVAGCYLWSGKPSVCSCCNPRRRDDDHRVTEEESLHYSSLKHPDKPRPTTRRGTGLAEEKVLYSTVNMCKNSKASHDHR, from the exons atgtttgtttttatttcaggacTCCCTCTCAGAATGGCTGCGGGATTTCAGGCTCGTTATACAATTCCTGGGTGTGTCAGTGAGTCTCCGGCTCAGAATGCAGACCTTCCAGGGCCCGAGGGATCCGGGTCTCCTGCAg GTGCTGCGGGATGTCACCTGGCTTCAGCCTCACCTGTTCACAGCTCCACCCAGGTGGTGCCGGTGGGCCACAACGTCTCTCTACTCTGTAACATGACGCACAAATATGAGATCACCTGGTACCTGCTGTGCtcagagcagctgctgcctcTGTTAACTGTTAAAGAGGGGAAGTTCAAAGGGCCGGACACCACTGACCATCACACAAACAACCATCGCATGAAGTGTGACGGGACGCTGCAGACCGGCCTGGTCAGCCTGGAGAtccaggaggtggaggaggaggatgctgggCTGTACTTCTGTATCGGGAGGTTTGCAGATAAGATGCACGTTAACAGAGGAATTCAGCTGACTGTGGACG gaggTGCCGGGCGGTCGTCCACAGACCGGATGAGGCAGCCGTGTTTGAGTCTGGGGCTCTGCCTTCTGCCTACGCTGCTCGCCTTCTGCTTCGTCTGCGTGGCTGGATGCTACCTGTGGTCAG gtaaaCCGTCTGTTTGCTCCTGCTGTAACCCACGGAGACGGGACGACGATCACCGGGTCACAGAG gAAGAGTCTTTGCATTATTCCAGCCTGAAGCATCCAGACAAGCCCCGCCCCACCACCAGGAGAGGAACCGGATTGGCTGAAGAGAAGGTCCTGTACTCAACAGTGAACATGTGCAAGAACTCAAAGGCATCACATGACCACAGATAG
- the rps18 gene encoding small ribosomal subunit protein uS13, whose amino-acid sequence MSLVIPEKFQHILRVLNTNIDGRRKIAFAITAIKGVGRRYAHVVLRKADIDLNKRAGELTEEEVERVVTIMQNPRQYKIPDWFLNRQKDVKDGKYSQVLANSLDNKLREDLERLKKIRAHRGLRHFWGLRVRGQHTKTTGRRGRTVGVSKKK is encoded by the exons ATG TCTCTGGTCATCCCTGAGAAGTTCCAGCACATTCTTCGTGTCCTGAACACGAACATTGATGGCAGGAGGAAGATCGCCTTCGCCATCACTGCCATCAAG GGTGTTGGCAGACGTTACGCTCATGTTGTCCTGAGGAAAGCCGACATCGACCTGAACAAGAGGGCCGGAGAGCTGActgaggaggag GTCGAGCGTGTGGTGACCATCATGCAGAATCCTCGCCAGTACAAAATCCCAGACTGGTTCCTCAACAGGCAGAAGGACGTGAAGGACGGCAAATACAGCCAG GTCCTCGCCAACAGCCTGGATAACAAGTTGAGAGAAGATCTGGAGAGGCTGAAGAAGATCAGGGCTCACCGTGGTCTCAGGCACTTCTGGGG TCTGCGTGTGCGCGGTCAGCACACCAAGACCACCGGCCGTCGTGGTCGCACCGTCGGCGTGTCCAAGAAGAAGTAA
- the vps52 gene encoding vacuolar protein sorting-associated protein 52 homolog isoform X1: protein MAEGTATAAGAGPDVNTAGNPTEVAMAYLQDEKTEADIANLNLGELDITTDEFILDEVDIHIQANLEDDLVKEALKTGVDLRQYSKQVEAELQRIEQASIKDYIKESQNIALLHNQITACDSILERMEGMLSGFQSDLSSISSEIQTLQQQSVSMNVRLKNRQAVRSHLSQLVDELVVPGAMISTILDSPVTEQEFLEQLHELNTKINFAKELSFRETLACSDIQDIVDRLKLKAVSKIREFILQKIYSFRKPMTNYQIPQNTLLKYRFFYQFLLANERTVAKEIRDEYVDTMSKIYYSYFKSYSGRLLKVQYEEVADKDDLMGVEDTAKKGFFSKPSLKSRNTIFTLGQRGAILSPAELEGPILVPHTAQRGDSRYPYETLFRSQHYALLDNGCREYLFLSDFFMVAGNSALDLFNSIMGKTLSMFLKSMSTYVSDCYDSIAVFLCIHIILRFRAITAKRNIPALDKYWEAVLELLWPRFELILEMNISSIRNTDPQKLGVLDTRPHYITRRYAEFSSAIVSINQTFPNERTNALLGQLQIEVENFVLKMAAEFPSRRDQLIFLINNYDMMLSVLMERAADDSKEVEGFQQLLLARTQEFIEEILSPPFGGMIAFVKEAEALMEKGQLDRLKNDEARITQLVRGFSSTWKQSVEAMSQDVMRSFTNFKNGTSIIQGALTQLIQYYHGFHKVLNQPTFRSLAVRSELINLHHLMVEVKKHKPNF from the exons ATGGCGGAGGGAACCGCGACCGCTGCTGGAGCTGGGCCCGATGTAAACACAGCTGGGAACCCGACAGAAGTCGCCATGGCGTATTTACAGGACGAG AAGACTGAAGCAGACATCGCTAACCTGAACCTGGGAGAGCTGGACATCACTACGGACGAGTTTATCCTGGATGAAGTGGACA TTCACATTCAGGCCAACCTGGAAGACGACCTGGTGAAGGAAGCGCTCAAAACA GGTGTCGACCTCCGTCAGTACTCCAAACAGGTGgaggcagagctgcagaggaTTGAACAAGCCTCCATCAAAGACT ACATCAAAGAGAGTCAGAACATCGCCCTGCTGCACAACCAGATCACTGCCTGTGACTCCATCCTGGAG CGTATGGAGGGCATGCTGAGCGGCTTCCAGAGCGACCTGTCCTCCATCAGCAGTGAGATCCAGACCCTGCAGCAGCAGTCGGTCAGCATGAACGTGCGGCTGAAGAACCGGCAGGCCGTGCGCAGCCACCTCAGCCAGCTGGTGGATGAGCTGGTGGTGCCCGGGGCCATGATCTC CACCATCCTGGACAGTCCTGTGACGGAGCAGGAGTTTCTGGAGCAGCTCCACGAGCTCAACACTAAGATCAACTTTGCCAAAGAGCTGAGCTTCAGAGAGACGCTGGCTTGCTCCGACATCCAGGACATCGTGGACCGCCTCAAACTCAAG GCCGTGTCAAAGATCAGAGAGTTCATTCTTCAGAAGATTTACTCCTTCAGGAAACCGATGACCAACTACCAGATCCCACAGAACACTCTGCTGAAGTACCG GTTCTTCTACCAGTTCCTTCTGGCCAATGAGAGAACGGTCGCCAAGGAGATCCGAGACGAGTACGTGGACACCATGAGCAAGATTTACTACAGTTACTTCAAGTCGTACAGCGGCAGGCTGCTCAAAGTGCAG TACGAGGAGGTGGCAGACAAAGACGACCTGATGGGAGTCGAGGACACAGCCAAGAAAG GTTTCTTCTCCAAACCGTCTCTGAAGAGCAGGAACACCATCTTCACTCTGGGCCAGAGGGGGGCCATCCTGAGCCCGGCCGAGCTGGAGGGGCCCATCCTGGTCCCGCACACGGCTCAGAGAGGAGACAGCAGG TATCCCTATGAGACGCTGTTTCGCAGCCAGCACTACGCTCTGCTCGACAACGGCTGCAGAGAATACCTCTTCCTGTCTGACTTCTTCATGGTGGCTGGAAACTCCGCCCTCGACCTCTTCAACAGCATCATGGGAAAGACTCTCAGCATGTTCCTG AAGAGCATGTCCACCTACGTGTCCGACTGCTACGACAGCATCGCCGTCTTCCTCTGCATCCACATCATCCTCCGGTTCAGAGCCATCACGGCCAAGAGGAACATCCCAGCTCTCGACAA GTACTGGGAGGCGGTGCTGGAGCTGCTGTGGCCGAGGTTTGAGCTCATTCTGGAGATGAACATCAGCAGCATCAGAAACACAGACCCTCAGAAACTGGGAGTACTGGACACCAGACCACACTAC aTCACTCGCCGTTACGCAGAGTTCTCCTCAGCCATCGTCAGCATCAACCAGACGTTCCCCAACGAGAGGACCAACGCTCTGCTGGGACAGCTGCAg ATTGAGGTTGAAAACTTCGTGCTGAAGATGGCGGCAGAGTTCCCGTCGAGGAGAGATCAGCTCATCTTCCTCATCAACAACTACGACATGATGCTCAGCGTCCTCATG GAGAGGGCAGCAGACGACAGTAAAGAGGTGGAAGGcttccagcagctgctgctggccagAACTCAG GAGTTCATCGAGGAGATTCTCTCTCCGCCGTTCGGAGGGATGATCGCCTTTGTGAAGGAGGCCGAGGCGCTGATGGAGAAAGGGCAGCTGGACCGGCTGAAGAACGACGAAG ctcgAATCACTCAGCTGGTTCGGGGGTTTTCCAGCACATGGAAACAGTCGGTGGAGGCGATGAGTCAGGACGTCATGAGGTCCTTCACCAACTTCAAAAATGGAACCAGCATCATCCAG GGCGCCCTGACGCAGCTCATCCAGTACTACCACGGCTTCCACAAAGTCCTGAACCAGCCCACGTTCCGCAGCCTGGCCGTCCGCTCCGAGCTCATCAACCTCCACCACCTCATGGTGGAGGTCAAGAAGCACAAACCCAACTTCTAA
- the LOC113015310 gene encoding uncharacterized protein LOC113015310 isoform X2 — MMAGVTWILTVLCAAGCHLASASPVHSSTQVVPVGHNVSLLCNMTHKYEITWYLLCSEQLLPLLTVKEGKFKGPDTTDHHTNNHRMKCDGTLQTGLVSLEIQEVEEEDAGLYFCIGRFADKMHVNRGIQLTVDGGAGRSSTDRMRQPCLSLGLCLLPTLLAFCFVCVAGCYLWSGKPSVCSCCNPRRRDDDHRVTEEESLHYSSLKHPDKPRPTTRRGTGLAEEKVLYSTVNMCKNSKASHDHR; from the exons ATGATGGCGGGTGTCACGTGGATCCTGACCGTTctgt GTGCTGCGGGATGTCACCTGGCTTCAGCCTCACCTGTTCACAGCTCCACCCAGGTGGTGCCGGTGGGCCACAACGTCTCTCTACTCTGTAACATGACGCACAAATATGAGATCACCTGGTACCTGCTGTGCtcagagcagctgctgcctcTGTTAACTGTTAAAGAGGGGAAGTTCAAAGGGCCGGACACCACTGACCATCACACAAACAACCATCGCATGAAGTGTGACGGGACGCTGCAGACCGGCCTGGTCAGCCTGGAGAtccaggaggtggaggaggaggatgctgggCTGTACTTCTGTATCGGGAGGTTTGCAGATAAGATGCACGTTAACAGAGGAATTCAGCTGACTGTGGACG gaggTGCCGGGCGGTCGTCCACAGACCGGATGAGGCAGCCGTGTTTGAGTCTGGGGCTCTGCCTTCTGCCTACGCTGCTCGCCTTCTGCTTCGTCTGCGTGGCTGGATGCTACCTGTGGTCAG gtaaaCCGTCTGTTTGCTCCTGCTGTAACCCACGGAGACGGGACGACGATCACCGGGTCACAGAG gAAGAGTCTTTGCATTATTCCAGCCTGAAGCATCCAGACAAGCCCCGCCCCACCACCAGGAGAGGAACCGGATTGGCTGAAGAGAAGGTCCTGTACTCAACAGTGAACATGTGCAAGAACTCAAAGGCATCACATGACCACAGATAG
- the vps52 gene encoding vacuolar protein sorting-associated protein 52 homolog isoform X2 has product MAEGTATAAGAGPDVNTAGNPTEVAMAYLQDETEADIANLNLGELDITTDEFILDEVDIHIQANLEDDLVKEALKTGVDLRQYSKQVEAELQRIEQASIKDYIKESQNIALLHNQITACDSILERMEGMLSGFQSDLSSISSEIQTLQQQSVSMNVRLKNRQAVRSHLSQLVDELVVPGAMISTILDSPVTEQEFLEQLHELNTKINFAKELSFRETLACSDIQDIVDRLKLKAVSKIREFILQKIYSFRKPMTNYQIPQNTLLKYRFFYQFLLANERTVAKEIRDEYVDTMSKIYYSYFKSYSGRLLKVQYEEVADKDDLMGVEDTAKKGFFSKPSLKSRNTIFTLGQRGAILSPAELEGPILVPHTAQRGDSRYPYETLFRSQHYALLDNGCREYLFLSDFFMVAGNSALDLFNSIMGKTLSMFLKSMSTYVSDCYDSIAVFLCIHIILRFRAITAKRNIPALDKYWEAVLELLWPRFELILEMNISSIRNTDPQKLGVLDTRPHYITRRYAEFSSAIVSINQTFPNERTNALLGQLQIEVENFVLKMAAEFPSRRDQLIFLINNYDMMLSVLMERAADDSKEVEGFQQLLLARTQEFIEEILSPPFGGMIAFVKEAEALMEKGQLDRLKNDEARITQLVRGFSSTWKQSVEAMSQDVMRSFTNFKNGTSIIQGALTQLIQYYHGFHKVLNQPTFRSLAVRSELINLHHLMVEVKKHKPNF; this is encoded by the exons ATGGCGGAGGGAACCGCGACCGCTGCTGGAGCTGGGCCCGATGTAAACACAGCTGGGAACCCGACAGAAGTCGCCATGGCGTATTTACAGGACGAG ACTGAAGCAGACATCGCTAACCTGAACCTGGGAGAGCTGGACATCACTACGGACGAGTTTATCCTGGATGAAGTGGACA TTCACATTCAGGCCAACCTGGAAGACGACCTGGTGAAGGAAGCGCTCAAAACA GGTGTCGACCTCCGTCAGTACTCCAAACAGGTGgaggcagagctgcagaggaTTGAACAAGCCTCCATCAAAGACT ACATCAAAGAGAGTCAGAACATCGCCCTGCTGCACAACCAGATCACTGCCTGTGACTCCATCCTGGAG CGTATGGAGGGCATGCTGAGCGGCTTCCAGAGCGACCTGTCCTCCATCAGCAGTGAGATCCAGACCCTGCAGCAGCAGTCGGTCAGCATGAACGTGCGGCTGAAGAACCGGCAGGCCGTGCGCAGCCACCTCAGCCAGCTGGTGGATGAGCTGGTGGTGCCCGGGGCCATGATCTC CACCATCCTGGACAGTCCTGTGACGGAGCAGGAGTTTCTGGAGCAGCTCCACGAGCTCAACACTAAGATCAACTTTGCCAAAGAGCTGAGCTTCAGAGAGACGCTGGCTTGCTCCGACATCCAGGACATCGTGGACCGCCTCAAACTCAAG GCCGTGTCAAAGATCAGAGAGTTCATTCTTCAGAAGATTTACTCCTTCAGGAAACCGATGACCAACTACCAGATCCCACAGAACACTCTGCTGAAGTACCG GTTCTTCTACCAGTTCCTTCTGGCCAATGAGAGAACGGTCGCCAAGGAGATCCGAGACGAGTACGTGGACACCATGAGCAAGATTTACTACAGTTACTTCAAGTCGTACAGCGGCAGGCTGCTCAAAGTGCAG TACGAGGAGGTGGCAGACAAAGACGACCTGATGGGAGTCGAGGACACAGCCAAGAAAG GTTTCTTCTCCAAACCGTCTCTGAAGAGCAGGAACACCATCTTCACTCTGGGCCAGAGGGGGGCCATCCTGAGCCCGGCCGAGCTGGAGGGGCCCATCCTGGTCCCGCACACGGCTCAGAGAGGAGACAGCAGG TATCCCTATGAGACGCTGTTTCGCAGCCAGCACTACGCTCTGCTCGACAACGGCTGCAGAGAATACCTCTTCCTGTCTGACTTCTTCATGGTGGCTGGAAACTCCGCCCTCGACCTCTTCAACAGCATCATGGGAAAGACTCTCAGCATGTTCCTG AAGAGCATGTCCACCTACGTGTCCGACTGCTACGACAGCATCGCCGTCTTCCTCTGCATCCACATCATCCTCCGGTTCAGAGCCATCACGGCCAAGAGGAACATCCCAGCTCTCGACAA GTACTGGGAGGCGGTGCTGGAGCTGCTGTGGCCGAGGTTTGAGCTCATTCTGGAGATGAACATCAGCAGCATCAGAAACACAGACCCTCAGAAACTGGGAGTACTGGACACCAGACCACACTAC aTCACTCGCCGTTACGCAGAGTTCTCCTCAGCCATCGTCAGCATCAACCAGACGTTCCCCAACGAGAGGACCAACGCTCTGCTGGGACAGCTGCAg ATTGAGGTTGAAAACTTCGTGCTGAAGATGGCGGCAGAGTTCCCGTCGAGGAGAGATCAGCTCATCTTCCTCATCAACAACTACGACATGATGCTCAGCGTCCTCATG GAGAGGGCAGCAGACGACAGTAAAGAGGTGGAAGGcttccagcagctgctgctggccagAACTCAG GAGTTCATCGAGGAGATTCTCTCTCCGCCGTTCGGAGGGATGATCGCCTTTGTGAAGGAGGCCGAGGCGCTGATGGAGAAAGGGCAGCTGGACCGGCTGAAGAACGACGAAG ctcgAATCACTCAGCTGGTTCGGGGGTTTTCCAGCACATGGAAACAGTCGGTGGAGGCGATGAGTCAGGACGTCATGAGGTCCTTCACCAACTTCAAAAATGGAACCAGCATCATCCAG GGCGCCCTGACGCAGCTCATCCAGTACTACCACGGCTTCCACAAAGTCCTGAACCAGCCCACGTTCCGCAGCCTGGCCGTCCGCTCCGAGCTCATCAACCTCCACCACCTCATGGTGGAGGTCAAGAAGCACAAACCCAACTTCTAA